In Zerene cesonia ecotype Mississippi chromosome 20, Zerene_cesonia_1.1, whole genome shotgun sequence, the genomic stretch ATGTCTCGGTTATTAATATGATGGTATGGTTCAAGTACacgattcaataaaaaatgcaaaatccACGTCGTTTAATACACTGCCACTTTGGAAACGACACGAAAAAAGTATTGTTTGAAACGCCAAAAAAGTGctccgattttaatgaaaccgGCATCATTCGACGGAGAAAAATTCGCtgatttcaaatatgtatataactcAATATCACCCAAAATGTCGCTTAAACCAAATAGCCCGTTACCCCTCGATATGTATGTTGATGATTTGaactttcatttaaatttcactCAATGAAACACCGGTCATAATGGTGAATATCTTGGTCATTTAAGTTCAGATAGACCAGTTTGTCGGTTTGAGTACGATACAAAAACTCCAAATTGCATTTGAGACCGACTTTAAAAACTGTTTCTCTAATTTCTTCACTCCAACCTCAGTTCTTGATATACCacatcatataattattaattatgcaagaaatattcatttataacatataactaaACCACTTTCAAATTGTCACAAGTCACaactatacaaaaattttgatGAGACTTCGTGGAAGGCATCagattttacattaaaaagaaacgaattcgaaaatttcgaaatttcttcatttcattaattttgattgattttattatttcttgtttgtttcttttctgTCAAATTTGCCTCCTTTTTTAAGAAGTCGCTACAAACTCACGGAACAGGTTCGCCTTGGAGATGGTGGAGGCCGCGTTGAACAGCGCGCTCTGCTTCTGTATGTTGGCGACCGTCTCCGCCTCGTCCACCACCTCGATCATGCCCACCGCGTACTCCATCGATATGCAGTTGTACGGGTTCAATCTGCGGACACGGTACACGAGGTAAATAATCAGTTGATAAATTGATCAACAcgataatatgtatatataacaataataagttTCGCAATTTCTATAGTTTtggcttttaaaattttatattgttaaacatCAACCAAAGTATGTAACAAATGAACGAAACaacaaataatctatttattcttGCTATCTTTACAttcaattgatattaatataagaaaaagataaacacattaaaaattcaGTGTTCACTTATTCGGAATCAGTaaccaaataattttatttaaaaacaagtgTAGCTTATGAAGTTTCATCGGTCTTTTCGAgaatttttattcactttatACTCCACTCAAATCCACAATTATTCCAtctcacatttataaatacaaataaaaaataaacaatcaccTACCTAAAATCATAACCCGCGTTCTTCCATATCCGGTCCATGATCCTGAGCATCTGCAGCGTGAACATGTCCTGCCGGAGGTCGTCGCCGATCTTCAATATGATCCTTATGTCCGTGCCGGTAGGGTCCAGATTCTCAAACTCGAGCAGCAACGGCCGCATTTTACTGTCTTTTACCGTGCATCGATCTGGCctgttatgaaaaaaaaaaatgaaaactaaatactccaacaacataatatttttactttgttttgtactaaaaaaaaaacaaataaactctatatttctttttctaatactaaacacattttttttaagtattgtatatgaaaaatactcACTTAATCCGCTTACAAACAAGACTGGGCGTAAGCGGAGACACAAAATCACACAGCGTCTCCATACAATGCGGCTCTTGCAGGTGCTGGTTGAGCGCCGCTCGAGCCTTCGATATCTCTTTCTTCTTGCGGATACATTGACTCGCCCCTGTGTGCGATGTGTTACTGATTATACATTTTGcacagaaaagaaaaaaacatgtgcatttttatttattctgtgtaaaaagaataacaagcaaaaaatatttggaataaaataaaataaattatgttatacaatatacaaaaatacatcaaatcacaaaataaaatttattagagaCAGAGTTGAACTCGCGATCCGGCGTAATAATCAATATCATGGATtcactatataataatttggcTAAAAACTGTCATAATaagatgaatatttttaaagaaagtatgttatatgcttataataactcaaattataattatacatataaatattattacaaaatataatttctaatcaAGCACATACATACTAATATATCTTACATAtccaataacattttacacgGATccacattaaatatacaatctcCTTCATAGacccaattaaaaaaaaaacttacactTGAGCTTATCCAAGCACGTGATCTGGCGCATAAGTGTGTTGATGTGATCCTGGCAGCCGCGGCAGTACGCCTCCAGCACCAGACCAAAGCGCACGCACACCGACGGTACGTGCATCTCCGACCTGAACGAAATTATTATGGAAATTagaaattgatattttgatatgttAATAAAGTTCAGAGAATGTTGGCGAGTTAATTTGCCAAATTCTCATTTAAACAGACAATCAtagaatagtataatataaaattgttttttgttgcaataaataatataggtatagaTGCtgcttacaaattatttttaactcgcAATATTGTGTATGAGTGTTCGTGTATGCGTGTACCTGTGTGCTTGTGTCTATGTAAGTATGAGTGATGTATAGTCACATCAGTAGTAGCATCAAacttaactaaaatatttggtAAGGtcagaaaaacaaaattaatacataaataaaacagaactttaattgcatataatttaattgcaattttaacAGCTTCCCAGGGCAAAACCAAAGTAAGCTACACTTCTCAAGCCGTTCTCTCCATAGgaacaatattttaagctttttCAACGTTTGCGAACTTCACCTTCAACAAATCCCGCTTATTAAAACCGAAAACACTATCACTTAAAGAAACTTCCttgcatgaaaataaaaataaatgaaatgatatcTAATACAGTGAACAAACAGAAAGAAACACTCACCGTAAATGCCAAAAGAGATAGTGCCCAATGGTCATGTTTTTGAAAGCCCGCTCGAGCAGAAACCGCGCGAGATCGCACGTCAGGTACGACTCGTGTTTTAGCGCTTGcactaattgtaataaatataataataagtcttCGTCACTGTAACAAACATGCCCTGTTTAATTATGGCCCCtattgcttttaatataagatacacatttgatttttattatattctttaagtccataaaaaatgttttttgtctAGAGATCAACAATGTTGTGTGacaagataaataatttcaataagtaCTATCATATGTGAAAAAGCGTATATTgtacacaaataatttttatacttatttattttttatgtttagagCGAAATATATGAATGCAAATTCGATGAGCTCAATAGAACATCTAAATTCGAACCCACGATATAATCTGTTCATATAGTTAACTAGCTGgtcgccccggcttcgaccgtggtacatatacagtCTATGTCAATCAATGAAGATGCAGCTATTTTTTAATGgtgcaaacattttttaaaacagtcCAGTGGTATTTGCGTCAAAtcgttacaaatatacaaaagcttgctttttataatacaagtgTAGATATGctgcttaaaatatataaaaaaaaatcaaaacacacCTAATCTTAGCCAAGCACTCCACGGCGAAGCTCCGCACAGCCGCGTCCGCATACGCATAGTCCAGCAACTCCAAAGCCGATTCCACCCTCAGCATCGGCCAGTTGGACAGCATCTTGGCCACTCGGGCCACTTCCGCCCGCTCCGTCCACTCCACGCAAGATAGTAATTTGGGCAACAGCTCAGGCGCTTGCGTTTGGAAATATTCTCTGGAAGTAGGAAATTAGTTGTGTAAGTTGAATACATAGCtgaaaatcctactaatattataaatgcgaaagttggtaaggacgtgtgtgtgtttgttgctctttcacgcaaaaactactgaaccgattgcaatgaaattttgtacgtagacagctggacaactggaataacatataggcaacttttccccccgatattcctaggggatacggatttacgcgggtgaaaccgcggggcgcagctagtatatcataaaCTACATTACAACTTTGTTACTTTATTCAAACTGAATTCAacaatagcaaaaaaaaaaagttaagcGATTATGTTTTTCGTAATTTTTTCGgtcttgttatattttattttctaataaatccCGTGAAAAGGATTTAATAATAGTctcaaaaactatttactctttcacgcattaattatttcatgtatCATACCTGGCAGCCCAAATATCCTTCTTGTCCTGTTCGTGCATCTCATACATAGGATCCTTTTCAGCTGTAGTTCGAAGTTTCTCGAAATCATCAGTCAGTCTCGCCATTTCTAACGAACCATTTTCCAATTGATCCGCATACGTTCTTATCGCCTCTTGTTTCGGAAATAAGATTGGATGTTGACAATCGTAACTGAAATGAAATAGGAGTTTTGAGAACATATCACAATATTGAATTTCTTATTCAcatgcaatttttttctttattcaaaaGTAATTCTCCGTGTGAATGTGTTCAATAAACAGAGAACAATCAAGAAAACTGTATATAGATCACNNNNNNNNNNNNNNNNNNNNNNNNNNNNNNNNNNNNNNNNNNNNNNNNNNNNNNNNNNNNNNNNNNNNNNNNNNNNNNNNNNNNNNNNNNNNNNNNNNNNNNNNNNNNNNNNNNNNNNNNNNNNNNNNNNNNNNNNNNNNNNNNNNNNNNNNNNNNNNNNNNNNNNNNNNNNNNNNNNNNNNNNNNNNNNNNNNNNNNNNNNNNNNNNNNNNNNNNNNNNNNNNNNNNNNNNNNNNNNNNNNNNNNNNNNNNNNNNNNNNNNNNNNNNNNNNNNNNNNNNNNNNNNNNNNNNNNNNNNNNNNNNNNNNNNNNNNNNNNNNNNNNNNNNNNNNNNNNNNNNNNNNNNNNNNNNNNNNNNNNNNNNNNNNNNNNNNNNNNNNNNNNNNNNNNNNNNNNNNNNNNNNNNNNNNNNNNNNNNNNNNNNNNNNNNNNNNNNNNNNNNNNNNNNNNNNNNNNNNNNNNNNNNNNNNNNNNNNNNNNNNNNNNNNNNNNNNNNNNNNNNNNNNNNNNNNNNNNNNNNNNNNNNNNNNNNNNNNNNNNNNNNNNNNNNNNNNNNNNNNNNNNNNNNNNNNNNNNNNNNNNNNNNNNNNNNNNNNNNNNNNNNNNNNNNNNNNNNNNNNNNNNNNNNNNNNNNNNNNNNNNNNNNNNNNNNNNNNNNNNNNNNNNNNNNNNNNNNNNNNNNNNNNNNNNNNNNNNNNNNNNNNNNNNNNNNNNNNNNNNNNNNNNNNNNNNNNNNNNNNNNNNNNNNNNNNNNNNNNNNNNNNNNNNNNNNNNNNNNNNNNNNNNNNNNNNNNNNNNNNNNNNNNNNNNNNNNNNNNNNNNNNNNNNNNNNNNNNNNNNNNNNNNNNNNNNNNNNNNNNNNNNNNNNNNNNNNNNNNNNNNNNNNNNNNNNNNNNNNNNNNNNNNNNNNNNNNNNNNNNNNNNNNNNNNNNNNNNNNNNNNNNNNNNNNNNNNNNNNNNNNNNNNNNNNNNNNNNNNNNNNNNNNNNNNNNNNNNNNNNGTAATTCTCCGTGTGAATGTGTTCAATAAACAGAGAACAATCAAGAAAACTGTATATAGATCACTCTGTGTAcagaaagtttgtatgttacTGCACAACCAATAATCCAGTTATTTCAGTTTTTGTAAACATGAAAGTTTTAAACAATGGATTGGCATATGATagtattttatgtgatagttAGTAAAGGAGCTGCACCGTCAAGGATTGTCAAATTTACTGGATAAGTtataaggaaaggactgggaaggaagTTTCCCCACACCACAGTAGCATGCGCACACCCTCCCCCCCCCACTCACTTGGAGAACCTGACTTGCAGCGCGGCGCACGAGTCCGTGTTGGGGTTGGACAGCACGGTGCCGAGCGGGTGCAGCAGCACGTCGTCGCCCTGCGTCTCGTCCGCCACGTGCGTCCACATGAACAGCGTCACCGCGTCCGTGCGCAGCTGCTCCTTGTAGTCGAACACCATCGTGTTCACCCACGCCAGACGGTTGATCGCGTCCTGTGCGTAtgtttgtgatatttatatatggacAAACCCCCCCTGGCCTAGTACAAACCCCCctgttacttatattattattaacattcttTATATGTCACTTATTAACGACTTATATCTTACAACTATTTGTCTCAAAAAAGTAAACTGCACTCAAACTGTTAGaattaaaccaaatttaaatgggacaacATGAGAGACAccagttttcaattaaaaaagaattatcaaatTCGGTTCACCCAGTTGAATGTACTGAGGTAGCAAAGtcgaagaaaaaaatatttgaattaatatcgTCCCTcctttttaaagtcggttcaAAAGTACATACCTTATTATCCTTTCCTCTCCGTTTATTCTTAGCCTTGGATATTTCGTATATAACAAAACAGAGCCTAGCCATCCGCGGCACATTGCACACTTTGATGGGAAACTGTAACTCCTCATCCCATTGGGCCTCGCCTTCCTTCGACACCACAGCCACTTTCGTCTTTTGCGGTTCGCAAAGTGACTTTCCACCATGGTATATACCAGCTTGGCAAACAacctagaaaaataaaaagaaacatattaaatatacgataatgaaagaaataagTTAATATGACTCTCAACAGTTAAACCTAATTAAGAAATTTCAGACAGAAAAATATCATTGAAGCaatgttttcaatataatcaGATTAATTCAGATCTAATGATCTAATTTCTgttcaaagaaaatacatcTGGTTAGTTCttcacatacaaaaaaatacatatattctgCCTAAGTGTTTATAGGCAGAGATTTCCgagaaaaaaatagtaaagGATAACGAAGGCTTATTTCACCTCTACAAGTCGTCCTGGATCGACGTTAAGCCCACCGACAGTCTGCACCATACAGGAATAATTCCTTTCAATTTTCCATGAGGACTCGTGATTTTTCTTCTTACGTATAGTATTTGACTGTTCGGATGTGAGCCGTCTTCGCTCCGGTAAAGCATAGTATTGCATATCACagcctataaaataatttaagttgcatataatgaaaaatatcgaAGGAGTAGAATTTTGGAAATTtgccaaataaaaattttaagaacaattgaaataatgattttaatagatttctCATAAACACTATTAATTTAGTAATactttgtatacattttatgttgTATACTTATTATCCTTAAATTTTAGAAGTGCGAAACTGTGTTTGATTGTGTCGTTCTTTCACGTAGCGGAAcgattttatatgattattgaCTGAAAATACTTAGGAGGCTAGAGAAAGAGAAATTCTAATCACCTCATCGGCTTATAGTCTTGCGACTGATTGCAGGTCttgacgcaaaaaaaaaatgttaggAGGCTAGAGTAACACAGGCTTCTGTATCACACGGGCGAAATAGGCGGAAATCTAGTAATTTTACAGGCCGTTTTACAAAACATTGATCGAAAAAACATactaagttttttaattagataataatataagacaCGTATACGTACACGTAATTTTATCCATACTGACGGTCATCACCTGCGGCACGCCATCTTTGGCGAGCATCTCTTGTATATAAAGGAACTGTATGAGCGGATAGTCGCCGAGCAGGTACTCCTCCCGCCCGCACACTTTGAGCACGTAGTTGCGCGGTTGCTCGCCGCGCATGTTCAGCGAGTTCGCTTTCTTGCGGAATATCGTATCCACGTGCTGTTGGGGTGTTAGGTTCACTGATACGTTTGACGTGAATGAGatctgtaaattattattgaggcgttattttggtattttatcggtcttaatatatataaattacgtgtcgaATTGTTTGTCCGCGGTAGACTtcaaaactactcaaccaattTCAATCAAATCTGCACATCGTGTGCAGATTGACCCAACTTAAGAGATAGgacagtttatataatttcaattactataaatGACTATGACCAggtggagccggggcgtgtagtgtagctagtttattatattttgcttataaagtattttgataAGGCCATATCACCGAACACACTTTTGAGGAATGACAGTTTCTGCAATTGCAAAATGAAAATGGGAGTTTATTTTTGGTAACTTATGAGTTAtgactaaatttaattcaaggAAATATCCAATTTCTATGTTAATACTTAAGTTGATAACaatttcatgaatatattttaaagattattatatttgcaaataatcTTCCTTAGCTGCcatgtttcaaaatttacacCTATTTGCaatacaatcaataaaaataaaatcttgtcAACAATTAACAACGTCAGTCGCATAACTGTCACTGCACCACAGCAACAATGTTAAAATCGCATTTCAATTTACAAAGAGACGACAATGAAGAGGAAATCGAAATAGTTCCAGAGGAACACGCGTATCACGAACACGTTGGTGAGGAAGCTGGTCCTGACGAGGAGCCAATCATACGACCGCCGGAACGTGTACTCAATCGATCTGAGATAAGCATTCGACTGAGTGTGCTCGGGAAGACGGCAGCCGGCGATGGGTAGGTTCTTTCAACTTTTGACTTAATAAAAGAACAATATAACTGCCAAACTTGGTATagttaaattgaatacaatattattaacataacaaaaacttattttaaatagaactaAAAAAAGAACACTGATTGTATGACATAAAATCATTGGAATTAAACTGATTCCTTAATTACTTTTCATTTCAgatacacatatttaaaagcaacATGTACAAACATGAATTTAACAGAGATTTCAGCGTTTAAATCATTCCATCATCTACAATACATAGATGTGTCCAACAACAACTTAAATTCAGAAAGCTTACAGGTTCTATCAGAACTAccattcttattattaattcacgctgacaaaaacaatttaaattcagcgtatttaaaaagaatgaaGTATTTACAAgttgtgatttttaataacaacagAATATCGTCTGTGCGCGATGTATATCATCCAGAAATGAGCACTGTCGAAGTGggctataataaaatactcaacATATATTTCGAGAACCGAATGCCAAATCTAAAATGCCTCGACTTCCGCTACAATTCTATACATGACATCTCTGATATGGACTTTCCTAATTTGGACAGTCTGTATTTGGCTGGCAACAGGATAACCAGTCTAGTTGGTATAGCAAAACTTCCAAACTTAAGGATTCTCCATGTAAGAAACAATCCTATCAAGTTGTTAAACGGCTTTGAaccaatacataaaaaactgCAGTATCTCAACTTGAGGAACACCAAAGTgacaacattaaaacaaatcaaaaagttaagggtatgtaatatgtattctAATGTGAtgactgttattttattattgattcttttaaataaaacgtaacgatgatattttgtattttcaataatgactgttcatataaatttataaatatttttatctaatatataaaattctcgtgtcacagttttcgttgccacaCTCctccgattttgatgaaattttttgtgcttatccagtatctatgagaatcggccaacatctatttttcatccccctaaatgataagagtaaggcagaacagcgtttgccgggtcagttagtttacataataatgttaacaGTTTATCATTAGGTATTGCCAGCTCTCGAAACGCTAGTAATAAAGGGATGTCCGTACATGGGAGGCACAGGTGAAGAAGACGCAGAGGTGGCTGATGAAGAAGAGAATCCTGAACAGAGAGTGGAAGTACTAGCTTCATTGCCGAGACTTAAACGACTCAATAAAGGAGTTATTACACCAGAAGAAAGGTAAACGTAATAATCAGGTCTATTACGTAAAAGTGAATGCAGCAATGAATTTTTGAAGCTGTATTACAAACAGCCCCGGCTGCGCTTGTGGTATATACAGAGCCTATGGCATTCAGGAATCACATACAAATCCAACAGtgaaagaacttttgaaattggtccagtagttcctgccTTTTAGTGCATATGTACCGGCATGGTCCTTTTTACAATGacaatttatagtttttatttcggtgacatgtactataaagaataaataaatagatacaacTTTTCTATTGATAGCTACAATGTAACCATAATTAGATTTGTCATCTATAATGGCTATGTGGCCCTTTTCTATGTTGTATCACATAGCATTTTATCGTTATTTCAGAACTGAAGCTAATGACCTTATCAAGCAGTGGATAGAGGAAGGCGAGAATGATGAAGAGGAAATAGAAGATGAGCACAATGAACAGGAATCAAATGAGGAAAACTAATAAGCATTCTGTTCAgtattaacttaattataacttaactataaacaaaatacaaactttttcttttaattaattattagtaggggaattttatttatatttacttaagcataaaatatttttttaataacgcaCAATGCCTAAAACTAATAGGAATTCTTTTCTAGCAATCCATGGActgaatgataaaaaaaatatagaatataagaattatttcaattacattatatatataccataatCATTATATATGAACAAATGGCAGAACTCACCTCTGTATTGGCAACTTTAGTAAcaagtataaaacaattattatttaaatggctATTAAGTGTAGCAGGTACAGAAGGGCTATCAGCCAGTCTCGGTGGGCAGTGATATCTTAATCTTTCTAATCTTGTACTTTGAGCTCTTTTCAGTAGACTCTCTTCAGCCAAACATCTCATCCTCATTCGAAAGTCATTCACCTCTGAACTTCTTAAACtatcaaattcatttaaacctgaaataagataaataaatgttattttaagtgaATTTAATCACTGATTATAGGAATTTTAGTATAGATACAATCCAAACATAAAAcctaaacattaattttgctTACAAaagaactatttaattaacagcagttgtaaaacttaaattaatgtaatggtCAATTTAAACctccattaattattttctatttaaacatttacatcTAAAGAGTGTATATAGGTGTTTACATATCATAACTCACATCTCATAGTAacctagtataaaaataaattccctAATATGAATTACCTTTTCCAATTAAGTGACTTATTTGT encodes the following:
- the LOC119834798 gene encoding leucine-rich repeat-containing protein 23-like — its product is MLKSHFNLQRDDNEEEIEIVPEEHAYHEHVGEEAGPDEEPIIRPPERVLNRSEISIRLSVLGKTAAGDGYTYLKATCTNMNLTEISAFKSFHHLQYIDVSNNNLNSESLQVLSELPFLLLIHADKNNLNSAYLKRMKYLQVVIFNNNRISSVRDVYHPEMSTVEVGYNKILNIYFENRMPNLKCLDFRYNSIHDISDMDFPNLDSLYLAGNRITSLVGIAKLPNLRILHVRNNPIKLLNGFEPIHKKLQYLNLRNTKVTTLKQIKKLRVLPALETLVIKGCPYMGGTGEEDAEVADEEENPEQRVEVLASLPRLKRLNKGVITPEERTEANDLIKQWIEEGENDEEEIEDEHNEQESNEEN
- the LOC119834797 gene encoding phosphatidylinositol 4,5-bisphosphate 3-kinase catalytic subunit delta isoform, giving the protein MVPAPSCPYTWDYWTSTPSDYVELTCLMPNSIYLPVTVSWDATLQDVKEELWDMAGKMPLFGMLHEMNGYVFQFINSLSVPEEVNDENKRVRDIRPVFGVLMIIERSIERPGEHLLNTQISHLIGKGLNEFDSLRSSEVNDFRMRMRCLAEESLLKRAQSTRLERLRYHCPPRLADSPSVPATLNSHLNNNCFILVTKVANTEISFTSNVSVNLTPQQHVDTIFRKKANSLNMRGEQPRNYVLKVCGREEYLLGDYPLIQFLYIQEMLAKDGVPQVMTVSMDKITCCDMQYYALPERRRLTSEQSNTIRKKKNHESSWKIERNYSCMVQTVGGLNVDPGRLVEVVCQAGIYHGGKSLCEPQKTKVAVVSKEGEAQWDEELQFPIKVCNVPRMARLCFVIYEISKAKNKRRGKDNKDAINRLAWVNTMVFDYKEQLRTDAVTLFMWTHVADETQGDDVLLHPLGTVLSNPNTDSCAALQVRFSNYDCQHPILFPKQEAIRTYADQLENGSLEMARLTDDFEKLRTTAEKDPMYEMHEQDKKDIWAAREYFQTQAPELLPKLLSCVEWTERAEVARVAKMLSNWPMLRVESALELLDYAYADAAVRSFAVECLAKISDEDLLLYLLQLVQALKHESYLTCDLARFLLERAFKNMTIGHYLFWHLRSEMHVPSVCVRFGLVLEAYCRGCQDHINTLMRQITCLDKLKWASQCIRKKKEISKARAALNQHLQEPHCMETLCDFVSPLTPSLVCKRIKPDRCTVKDSKMRPLLLEFENLDPTGTDIRIILKIGDDLRQDMFTLQMLRIMDRIWKNAGYDFRLNPYNCISMEYAVGMIEVVDEAETVANIQKQSALFNAASTISKANLFQWLRKQNQSESALNKAVEEFTMSCAGYCVATYVLGIADRHPDNIMVKKTGQLFHIDFGHFLGHFKQKYGFKRERVPFVLTHDFIHVINKGQRGGVGEQLDFKIFKELCETAFKILRKHGHLILSLFSMMISTGLPELSSEKDLQYLRETLVMDLSEEKAIEHFRMKFVEAQKNSWTTSFNWAFHNFDKNN